Within Fusarium fujikuroi IMI 58289 draft genome, chromosome FFUJ_chr08, the genomic segment TAAGAGGATGAGGTTTTCCAGCGACGAAGTAAGTGTTGTCGGTGTTGTCTTCTGTAAAGAAGCGTACGTGGACCAGGAATGCTGGTGTCTTGAAGGCTTCGCAGTGAAGCCTCGTAATTGCAGTTGCTAGGTTTTGACATTGGTCCTGTGTGAGAGGACAAGAGTGGTGGACTTCGTAGAAAGGCATGATGAACCCGTTGATGGTTTTTTgatagtataaaaaggagGACAAGTTATTATGTATGTGGAAGCAGTTAAATAGAGGGTGATGCTAACTTATACTAGCCACAAATGCGGGGTCGGCTTATTGATCCATGGATGACGGCCAAATGGCGAGACATTGCCGTGAATAACATCACAGAGGTAATTACAAGTTGCCTTTCAATTCAATTATATCAGCACTGATAAAGCTATGTTATGGACCATTGAGAGGCACGTTCTTCAATCGTATGCACATTTTGCTTGTCCAATATTGACAACGATTCCAAATAGAGTTGTCGACGTAATTTCTACCACTTCTCAACGTATGGCCGGATATCGATCTCCTGGGTAAATGCAGAGCGATGTTGCGTATGAAGATTCCAATAAGCCTCAGCAATCTACAAATTGCATTAGTAACTTTCAAGCCAATTGTGTTGATCAGCTTACCGCATCAGGACTAATCTTTCCATCCTCGACACCGTCATTAGCAGCCCATTGCTTGGTCCGTGGGATATCGATGACTCCGTCAATCACGGCATGAGCTACATGGACACCCTTTGGACCGAATTCACGAGCAAGAGATTGATGCATGGCGCGTTGGCCCCATTTTCCAGCTGCAAAGGTGCTGAACTGCGCGGAACCCTTAACGGAAGCTGTGGCGCCAGTGAGGATTAGGGTCGGAGGGTAGTGAGAGCTTGGTACTGcttcaagaagatgagggaTAGTAGCTTGCGCAAAGTTGAAGAATGCCCGGCTTGTGTTGTTAGTTGACAGCATCTCCAGTTAGACGGAACGACATACATAGATCCATCAATGCTGGCATTGAGATCAGTCTCTGTGAGCTCCAAGAAAGGTTTCTTAGCAAAGCCACCGCTTCCGACGTTGTAAACAGCGGCCGCGAGTTGACTGTCTGGCAATTCCTTGTTGATAGTCTCAAAAGCATTCTTCAAAGATGCAGCGTCTCCAACGTCGGCTGAGACCCCGATCGCCTTACCACCCGCCTTTTGAACATCTGCAAGAGTACTCTCGTAACTCTCAGGCCGACGAGCAAGTAATACTACTGGGTATTTCTGAGCGAATCGCAGAGCGACGGAACGACCTGGTTGAAGATCAGTAAGCAGGGGAAGTTGAAAGGAGGGGTAAGCTTACCAGTGCCAGGGCCAACGCCAGCGATGAGAGCGTAGAAGGACTTGGACGACATTGCGATAATTGGGTGGTTGTGTATTTGATGGATAAACTGTCAGATAGAAGAGATGTTTGATTGCGAAAGAATCGTGGAAATTAAGTAGAAAGATGAATGTTCAAAGTGGCATAATCGCTCTGCCTCGTTACGTCATCTGCTAGACTGCTTATAAATATCGCTGCATCAACATGGCGTTTCGCGTCTTCAAATCAACACTGACAGTGGCTGACTGATGAACCTCGGACTACCGAAGCATTAGACTGTTGACAAATCCAAATACCCGAAGCGCTTCTGATCTATTGATACCTGGTATTCTGCTATGCTATCCAAATTACTTGATATCGTTCTTAACCTTGTCTACCCATTTGCTCCCAAGCCCATTGAGAAGAGGAGCGCGAATGAAATCCGCGATATCACGATACAAAACCTCTCGCTTCTGCTTTCCAACTGAAACGctcatcttctttgcctttttcATTCCTTTTTTGGCCTTGCCGAGTTTCGATCCAATTTCCCATATCATCCAATCCACGGCCACGCGTGTGATCTTGCTATAGTCTTCCCATTTAAAGACTCCAGCAGCGCTGTTCACACCGCCGTTCAGAACTTGCTCAAATATTGCGTGCAGGAACTCCAAGCCCTTCTCCTGATTTTCAGCAAGGCTGGACCATGAGCCGCCGGTAATAAGAGTGACGGTTGCCAGGTTGCGGCCACGGCAAATTATTCTAGCAATGTCTGCCTGTCTCTGTTTTAGCAACGTTTCTTCGCTCACAGGCTTCGGTACTTACAAGTTTGGTCGGCTCTGGAATAAACTCAAATACCTTCAACGCTGGAAGATTATCAACCAGAGTCGAGACTGTGTCAGGCTCCAAGCACGTTATTTTGTAGCCACTCGTCACGCCCCTATAGGATATCTTCAGCTTGGTCAGTTTCTCATGTTTGAGAATAGCTCTGAGGAGTGAGCTCTTCAGACCAGGGTTGACCGTGATCTCTTGACGGTATTGGCCGTAGTCATGCAGCTCCAGACAAGTCAAAGTGTCGAAAGACGATATAAAGTCGATTCTGGCGTCAACGTGTGCTTCTTGCTCCTCGGGTACCGCGAAAGAGGTTTCCTTTCCCATTTCAATGTCCAAATTGCGCAGTTTAATTTTGGCCTTTTGATCATCTCGGGCCTTCGAGAAGACATCGCTGAGATACTCAAACAATATCTTGAGGTCATGTGAAAGATAGCCAAACTTCAATTCTGCTAGCGCAACAAAGTCGACAACATTTGCTAGAGCACTCAGAAAGTCTTCATCAATAGTGGCTCCAGTAAGAGAGAATGATTTGAGTGAGGTAAGGCTCTTGCCTTTCGGCCAGTCATCCAGGAACACAGAGCTAAATGATCCAGTCTCTATGTCCAGACTTCGAAGGGTCGCCCGAGAATTTAGAATCAAGGATAACGGAGTGTTATCTTTTCGGAAATCGGGGCTAGCAAAACCGAGCAGATGGATGGCCAAGTGTTTGAGGTCTTTGATTTTGGCTAGCGGTCTTGCTTCGCTTTCTCCCAGGTTACCGGCAGAAACACTCAAGGCTCTGAGATTCTTTTGGATTGCTAAACTCTTGGAAATAGATCTGATACATGTTAGCCTGAAAGTTCGCAGCAGAAGAGATTTCGCATACTCTGTGATGCTGGAGGTTTCGACGACCTCAAGATTGGACATATTCTTTAGAGCTTCCTCAACATATCGGTTCACAATGAACTTGTGGTTTTTCCCTGGGTCGCCGATAAACAGACTGGCTTGACGGGCGTACTCCCCAAACCGAGGCTTCTTTTTGGGATCAACAGCGTTTGGAAAGCTTTCTTGCTGGCCTCGGTACTGGCCCTCCTTCCTGAGTTGTTTTCTTTGATTAATAGACAGAAAAGGCTCAAGAGTTCGGATTAACTTGGGAATATGAGCATGATAAGCTACAGAGACATCGATGCGTTCGTAGAGTCGAGGCGCAACTATGGCAAAGTAGCTTTTGTTGGTGCAGCTCAGTCTTCCGAGCGTTCTAGTATCCTCGATCTGACTGCGTTCAGCACTTCTCTAATTGATTAGTGGATGGTGCTAATCTCACATGGTCCAAAATCAAGTTCAGAATCTCTCGTGGACAGGACCAAAGAAGGTCGGTTGTTGTGCACATTGGTGACTTCGTGGATAGTACTTCAGCCTTCTTACGACTAGTTTCTGCCCTCGCTTTCTTTGTAGCTGGCCTTCCATCATTGTTGGACGCTTGTCTTTTCGCATTACCGATGACGAGGGGCTTTTCGTGCAATTCGCTCACTGTTCCCTTTCGCTTGCCTGTTTTGCTAGACATATCAGGGCCGGAGTCATCTTGGGCACTTGTAGGCGCCCGGTCGTGCAGAGCATGGAGCCTGGCGCTCCTTCGGGTGGTCATGATAAAATCACGGCAAAAAGATGTTTGGGTGCAATGGCGGGAGCCTCCAAGGCTGTGAAGGAGATGAAAGGAGTATAAGCCGAAGCTAAGGTTACGCGACGTGTTACCGGAGCTCGAGCGATATCACGTGATAATGTTGAAAGTGTACTCCATACAGCAAGTCCTAAAGTCCTCGGGGAGTACAGCCTTCATGATGTGACCGTATCACAACGGAAGTTCTGCGACATtgttactattttaatacgACTTGGTGGAGCTCCCGACCCCATCTGCCAACCCAAAAAATACATAAATTAGACTCCAACTCCTCCCCCAATTCAGCTCCTCAACACTCAAACGAAGACACAAGAACGCTCGACATTCATGTTTACGACCGTTCGAAGATCCATCAAGTCTCCAATCAAGAGTTTCATGGATCCAGGCCAGATGCAGAGAATTTCTAGGAGGTATCGCATGCCGCCAGAATGGCAGAAGCACTCGCAAACGCTGACTGCATGGCCGTCTGCCGCCTCTATTGTAGAGGAGAAGATCCTTCGACAGGCGCGCGCGGAAGTCTCGGCTCTTTCCAACGCCATCTCCCGCTTCGAGCCAGTCACAATGTTTGCCCGCCCGGAAGACGTTCATGAAGCATCTGAAACGGTGTCTGATAACGTCAATGTGCGACCGCTGGCCGTGAGCGAGCTTTGGATCCGCGATACAGGACCGGTCTTTGTTCATGGGACGCAAAATGGCTGTTCTACTGGGCTCAAACTTAATTTCAACTACTGGGGAGCCAAGATACCATCCACTGGTGATGAAGCGGTTGCTGCGAATATCCAGATTCCAGAAGCTTCAGTCATAGACCATAAGGATGAAAAAGACGGAAGTGCGCCCAAGGGAAATGTTGTACCTATAATTGACTCCGGCTTCACTAGTGAAGGAGGCGCGATTGAGGTCGATGGAGATGGGACCCTTCTCGTGACTGAGAGCTCCATCATTAATGAGAACCGGAATCCCGGGAAATCGAAAGAAGAGCTAGAAGAACTATTCGAGAAATACTTCGGAACCCACAAAGTGATCTGGCTTACTGGCGTCAAAGACTATGATATCACTGACTTTCATATCGATGCCTTTGCGAGGTTCATCAGACCGGGCCAAGTTCTGTTGAGCAGACCTTCTGAACGTGCTGACCCGCGAGTTATCCAAGCCTACAAAGAAGCCAAGGAAACTTTGAGGAACGCAACAGATCATCAAGGAAGACAGTTGGAAGtctttgaagttgaagagcctCATCCTCGTGACCTCCCCGGCGAGAATTGGGATCATTTCGATGTCACAGTTGCTTCATATGTCAACTACTACCTTCCCAACGGAGGCCTGATCATGCCTCGCTTTGGAATTGAAAAGCTTGATAATGATGCCTACGCCTTGTTTCGCCAGCACTTCCCAGATCGAGTGATTGTTCAGGTTGATCTGAACATCCTTCCTAAGCTCGGTGGAGGAATTCATTGTGCTACTCAGCAAGTGCCCGCGGAGGACTGGATGCAGAGATGAATACGAATGGGGGAACTAAAGTTCTGATGTCGCGACTTATGCACTTGGACAGATATATGTAATATTAAAACGGAAGTCCCAGGCCAGTGTCGGATAGTACTGACTTTTCTTGAATTGAAACTCCACTCGATTTCATCACTTAACTCTTTGCAAGAGAGGCCTGATAAAGGATTTCGTAATAATCGAGTTGAGGGGATAAATCTATTTCGCATGAAAGGTTTCTCTTAGTCGTTTGCTCATACCGTCGCTCTAATAATACAGGAATTCATATTCTAACAAAGACGTGCAGGCTGTGGCATATTCTCAATATTCGTTGCTGCACCTGGCCATGATGTACAGGGCATCGCAattgttgttgctgcgcATGGCGTGGACGCCATTCCCGTCTGCATTGCTGTTGTTGCACCTGGAATCAACAGACAGGGGGTCTCAATCCTTGTCTCTATGGCGGGCATGGACGTGGAGGTCTAACCCGTCCGTCCCCTCCATCGTTGTTGCTGTGCCTGGCCTCGACATCCAGCCCGTCTCCACCGTTGATTCTGCTTCTAGCATCGTCGTCCACCCATTCTTCTACTGCCGCCCATCATGCCTCCCATACCTCCACCCATGCGTCGTCCGCCTCCCATTCCTCCCATCATACCGCCACCTCCCATGCGGCCGCCTCCCATGCCTCCACCCATGCGACCTCcgccatggtgatgatggtgaacTTCCTTGACTGGGCGAGCACCCATCATTCCACCGCCGCCAGAGCTATAGCGAGTTTGGCTTCTTCCGAAAGGGAGACACATTGTGATGGTAGTTGTGTGTGGCTGGTTTGCAGTGAAAACAACTCGTTGTGGGTTCTGTTGAGTTTGGATGTGTTTAGAGTTTATGGAGAGGGTATTTGGTAGAGGGTATCTGAAGGATTTGAGTTGTAGGATTTTGGTGGTTTCTttttgatgacgatgataatGGATTGCGATGAAGGGAATCAGAGGCAGTATATATAGTCTTCAATGCCATGTATGAcatctccatctcagcaTTGCAACCTTCAGTCAGTTGAAAGGGGATAAACTTGGATTCATCGATAGTTTCCGTATGACGCCACTTCAGCTCCAAGCCGTGGCCCGGAAGGCGCAGAGCGTTGGCAGATGTCATGGCTGGGCCTACCTGGGGCCTAAGCCTAGTGCTAGACTCGCTAGGGCCATTGGATACTACGTAGTATAGAGTTGTGGCTTCTCCGTTAGATGCAAACCTTGTTCTGCCAAGCCCGATGCTCGTCAGACCCAAGAAAATGGGGTCTCGGCGGCGTCGTCATCTCTTACCATGCCAATAGCACCACTTCCCTCTGCTAAGTTATTACCTAGTCCCTGATCGGTCGACCCGCCAAGACTTCGGTTCAATCGGCTTGCGATATCTTGATAGAGAGATTCGGTGGTCTTGGAAGGTTGCATTGATCAATTGCACGTCAGAACATTTCGATTGAAAAGCTGGTATCCAAGGAAATTGCAATTTAATTGACATTATTCAATGATCTCATTTTCTCTGCGTTGCCCTGTTTCCAGAGGCTTGCAATACGTTGCAAGTCTGGCTTGGTGCCGACATTGCTCTCGTTGAGCGCTACATCGACTTGATCAACATTAACCACCAAGGGACATACTTTGTTATATGTttaataaatcctttaaTAAGAATCAAAGACTCCTGATGAATACCTTATTCAAAAACTGACTCAGAATGAGTAGCAGCGACTCAACTTCAAGCGCTGtccttcctcttcctctgccaAGTAGCAACGCGCCCCAAAGTCTAGGAGTTCGCACATCCACTGGCCCCCATTTCCCAAAGATGGCAAGGCTAAGGTGTGTAACatagtatttctttatagATAAGCGACTTTTAAACTCGCAGGTATCGATATCTGATTGTGAATGCTGAACACAAGAGGATAGAATCCATCAGCCAATATAAGTTACAATATAGGAAACGTCTTGGCCTAGATAGTTCTTATTATCGTAGTTCATTTGAGATCTTAAACTTCTATATCTCTAAGAGCTGGAATCAATTCGTAATTTatgtcgaagaagatggtatACCGAGGTTGTCGGGCGTATTCATACATTATATGCAAAGCCACAGGCTTCACTTAGCATCTTACCCTTCTAAGCgcatctgcttctgctggtaGAGTATATATGGCAGCCCTGAACCAGGCAATCTCAGTGTAAAAGATTTCAAGCTACTCGTAATGGCAATGTCTAATTTTTTAATCAGATGTgttgtgttatttgcagcTGAGATCCCTGGCTAGGAGCTTATATGAGCGCAGAGAACTTGAAACTTGGCGAGTCCATCGTAGGTCTTGCAGCCGATATTTTGATTATCCTTCTCAATTTGATCTATTATCTAGTATAAAAATTCAATG encodes:
- a CDS encoding related to peptidylarginine deiminase and related enzymes; protein product: MFTTVRRSIKSPIKSFMDPGQMQRISRRYRMPPEWQKHSQTLTAWPSAASIVEEKILRQARAEVSALSNAISRFEPVTMFARPEDVHEASETVSDNVNVRPLAVSELWIRDTGPVFVHGTQNGCSTGLKLNFNYWGAKIPSTGDEAVAANIQIPEASVIDHKDEKDGSAPKGNVVPIIDSGFTSEGGAIEVDGDGTLLVTESSIINENRNPGKSKEELEELFEKYFGTHKVIWLTGVKDYDITDFHIDAFARFIRPGQVLLSRPSERADPRVIQAYKEAKETLRNATDHQGRQLEVFEVEEPHPRDLPGENWDHFDVTVASYVNYYLPNGGLIMPRFGIEKLDNDAYALFRQHFPDRVIVQVDLNILPKLGGGIHCATQQVPAEDWMQR
- a CDS encoding probable short chain dehydrogenase — its product is MSSKSFYALIAGVGPGTGRSVALRFAQKYPVVLLARRPESYESTLADVQKAGGKAIGVSADVGDAASLKNAFETINKELPDSQLAAAVYNVGSGGFAKKPFLELTETDLNASIDGSIRAFFNFAQATIPHLLEAVPSSHYPPTLILTGATASVKGSAQFSTFAAGKWGQRAMHQSLAREFGPKGVHVAHAVIDGVIDIPRTKQWAANDGVEDGKISPDAIAEAYWNLHTQHRSAFTQEIDIRPYVEKW
- a CDS encoding putative protein encodes the protein MTSANALRLPGHGLELKWRHTETIDESKFIPFQLTEGCNAEMEMSYMALKTIYTASDSLHRNPLSSYPLPNTLSINSKHIQTQQNPQRVVFTANQPHTTTITMCLPFGRSQTRYSSGGGGMMGARPVKEVHHHHHGGGRMGGGMGGGRMGGGGMMGGMGGGRRMGGGMGGMMGGSRRMGGRRC